The Acinetobacter defluvii genome includes a region encoding these proteins:
- the metX gene encoding homoserine O-succinyltransferase MetX codes for MSFPADSVGLVTPQKFEFEEPLELECGRVLPRFEIMVETYGELNADQSNAILICHALSGHHHAAGYHHEDDKKPGWWDACIGPGKAIDTSKFFVVALNNIGGCNGSTGPTSPNPENENRPYGPDFPLVTVRDWVKTQAMLSDRLGINVWYAIIGGSLGGMQALQWSVDYPDRLQKCVIIASAPKLSAQNIAFNEVARQSILSDPDFHHGRYLEQDSYPKRGLILARMVGHITYLSEEAMKQKFGRDLKSGKFMYGFDVEFQVESYLRYQGEQFSRNFDANTYLIMTKALDYFDPSREYEQSLVKALSNTQCRFLVVSFTTDWRFSPQRSQEIVDALISTHKPVSYLDIDAEQGHDSFLFPIPLYVKSLRAFLGGEQHLQATPKENV; via the coding sequence GTGTCCTTTCCTGCTGACTCGGTGGGTCTCGTTACCCCGCAAAAGTTTGAATTTGAAGAACCTTTAGAACTTGAATGTGGTCGTGTATTACCACGTTTTGAAATCATGGTTGAAACTTATGGTGAACTGAATGCAGATCAATCGAATGCTATTTTAATTTGTCACGCACTTTCAGGTCATCACCATGCCGCAGGCTATCATCATGAGGATGATAAAAAACCTGGTTGGTGGGATGCGTGTATTGGTCCAGGTAAAGCCATTGATACTTCTAAGTTTTTTGTTGTTGCACTGAATAATATTGGCGGCTGTAATGGTTCTACAGGACCAACTTCGCCAAATCCTGAAAATGAAAATCGTCCCTATGGACCAGACTTCCCTCTCGTCACTGTACGAGATTGGGTAAAAACCCAAGCCATGCTCTCTGACCGTCTCGGTATAAATGTATGGTACGCAATCATCGGTGGTTCATTAGGTGGTATGCAAGCCTTACAATGGTCGGTGGACTATCCTGATCGTTTACAAAAATGTGTCATCATTGCTTCTGCACCGAAACTTTCAGCACAAAATATTGCCTTTAACGAAGTGGCACGTCAGTCGATTTTATCTGATCCTGACTTCCATCATGGACGTTATTTAGAACAGGACAGTTATCCAAAACGTGGTTTAATTTTGGCACGTATGGTCGGTCATATTACCTATCTGTCCGAAGAAGCCATGAAACAAAAATTTGGTCGTGACTTAAAATCTGGCAAATTTATGTATGGCTTTGATGTCGAGTTCCAAGTGGAAAGTTATTTACGTTATCAAGGTGAACAGTTCAGTCGTAACTTTGATGCCAATACTTACCTCATCATGACCAAAGCACTGGATTATTTCGATCCATCGCGTGAATATGAACAATCACTGGTCAAAGCCTTGTCTAATACCCAATGTCGCTTTTTGGTAGTGTCCTTTACCACCGATTGGCGTTTTAGCCCTCAACGCTCTCAAGAGATCGTGGATGCATTGATCAGCACCCATAAACCTGTAAGCTATTTAGATATTGATGCCGAACAAGGACATGATTCATTCCTCTTCCCCATTCCTTTATATGTCAAATCATTACGCGCATTTTTAGGGGGTGAACAGCACCTTCAAGCGACGCCTAAGGAGAATGTGTAA
- the metW gene encoding methionine biosynthesis protein MetW encodes MRIDHQLAEKWIQPDSRVLDLGCGDGELLAHMSKKHNIRAYGLEIDQEKIAIAVSRGLNIIQQDLNLGLGRFADQSFDYVVMAQALQAVDAPDVLLRDMVRVGKQAIITFPNFAHWKTRSFLALKGMMPVSDALPYMWYNTPNIHLCTFRDFEALCAENHIRIINRLAVNGNQQGSLLSKSIPNLFGEVAIYRVSAL; translated from the coding sequence ATGCGTATTGATCATCAACTTGCAGAAAAATGGATTCAACCTGATTCTCGTGTGCTTGACTTAGGCTGTGGTGATGGTGAATTACTTGCCCATATGAGCAAAAAGCACAATATTCGTGCATATGGATTAGAAATTGATCAAGAAAAGATTGCAATTGCGGTCAGCAGAGGGTTAAATATTATCCAGCAAGACTTAAATCTTGGTTTAGGTCGTTTTGCTGATCAGTCTTTTGACTATGTGGTCATGGCTCAAGCGTTGCAAGCGGTGGATGCGCCTGATGTGCTTTTGCGCGATATGGTGCGTGTGGGGAAACAAGCGATTATTACTTTTCCTAACTTTGCGCATTGGAAGACCCGTTCTTTTCTTGCCTTAAAGGGAATGATGCCTGTTTCAGATGCATTACCGTATATGTGGTACAATACGCCAAATATCCACCTATGCACCTTTCGTGACTTTGAAGCCTTGTGTGCTGAAAATCATATTCGTATTATTAATAGACTCGCTGTAAATGGGAATCAACAAGGGAGCTTACTCAGTAAGTCCATCCCGAATTTGTTCGGCGAAGTCGCTATTTATCGAGTGAGCGCTCTATGA
- a CDS encoding tetratricopeptide repeat protein: protein MKKLLLSSTFFFGLLSFQAHADYMPQQKPSTAALAAQYAHMNIADLTKAAKAGQPAAQFYLATRYQSGNGVAKDLKEAFSLFKSAADQGISAAQLNVGRMYADGIGVSKNEASARQYFEKAASHGDNRASFNLAVMEEQKKNYIGAYQWYELSTRDGMLDNKVINMSETKKTALAANLTPEQIRTARDRADRWIQTQ from the coding sequence ATGAAAAAATTATTATTAAGCAGTACATTCTTTTTTGGGCTGCTAAGTTTTCAAGCCCATGCAGACTATATGCCGCAGCAAAAACCATCGACTGCTGCTTTAGCTGCACAATATGCGCATATGAACATTGCCGATCTAACCAAAGCCGCAAAAGCAGGTCAACCTGCAGCACAATTCTACCTTGCTACACGTTACCAATCAGGTAATGGTGTCGCTAAAGATTTAAAAGAAGCATTCAGTTTATTTAAATCTGCAGCTGATCAAGGTATTTCTGCTGCACAGTTAAATGTTGGTCGTATGTATGCAGATGGAATCGGGGTATCTAAAAACGAAGCTTCTGCTCGTCAATATTTTGAAAAAGCCGCAAGTCATGGTGATAACCGTGCTAGCTTTAACTTAGCTGTGATGGAAGAGCAAAAGAAAAACTATATCGGTGCTTATCAGTGGTATGAGCTTTCGACACGTGATGGCATGTTAGATAATAAAGTGATTAATATGTCTGAAACTAAAAAAACGGCTTTGGCAGCAAACTTAACGCCTGAGCAAATTCGTACTGCACGTGATCGCGCGGATCGTTGGATTCAAACGCAATAA
- the rdgB gene encoding RdgB/HAM1 family non-canonical purine NTP pyrophosphatase, translating into MSAQDWLSQGTLVLASNNKGKIAEFEKMFAELKLPVEVIPQGKLNIEDAIEDGLSFIENAIIKARHASRISGKPAIADDSGICVPLLGGAPGIYSARYAGEHGDDAANNQKLLEHLKPFRQDGKPIQAMFVCVLALVQHADDPLPQIFQGIWTGEILDAPRGANGFGYDPLFLLPELGVSSAEMSKEEKNKISHRGQAMQLFKASLTK; encoded by the coding sequence ATGTCTGCACAAGATTGGTTATCCCAAGGAACTTTAGTCCTCGCAAGTAACAATAAAGGTAAAATTGCTGAATTTGAAAAAATGTTTGCCGAGCTCAAACTCCCAGTAGAGGTCATTCCTCAAGGGAAGCTCAACATCGAAGATGCGATCGAAGATGGGCTAAGTTTTATTGAAAATGCCATTATCAAAGCACGTCATGCTAGTCGTATTTCAGGCAAACCTGCCATTGCTGATGATTCTGGGATTTGTGTTCCTCTATTAGGTGGTGCACCAGGAATTTACTCAGCACGTTATGCAGGTGAACATGGTGATGATGCCGCAAATAATCAAAAACTCCTAGAGCATTTAAAACCATTTCGCCAAGATGGAAAACCAATTCAAGCCATGTTCGTGTGTGTTTTGGCTTTGGTGCAACATGCAGATGACCCATTACCACAAATTTTTCAAGGTATTTGGACAGGGGAAATCTTAGATGCTCCACGTGGAGCGAATGGATTTGGCTATGATCCATTATTTTTATTACCAGAACTCGGTGTTTCAAGTGCAGAGATGAGCAAAGAAGAAAAAAATAAAATTAGCCACCGTGGACAAGCGATGCAACTATTCAAAGCAAGCTTGACAAAATAA
- a CDS encoding AEC family transporter — MSAVLPLLGFCSGLILATTPFSPRLKSLFSSVLSRLFIPIVIIYNMVFYKAGSLGLMLFSFFSAIFLFFIYLVLSKDRLQSLCFSYTNMAWLGFPIAMALFGENISAAMIAIYIGGSIFGNVWAVTSVSSEPLNIQDILKKVMKSPPVVALTLAAIFRFLNLQNLQDHTWIDALYHFSKWGMVFTGMSVLGMWLRKTKVYIDDLTYSFRVALLKLFCGVIFCTFAYYWLPITHIQENIGVMFLLFCLPPAANIVALETHYQGTGISAKYIAAGTVVSVMICLFYGIVVHLFF, encoded by the coding sequence GTGTCTGCTGTATTACCCCTTTTGGGATTTTGTAGTGGCTTAATTTTAGCGACAACGCCATTCTCACCACGCTTGAAAAGCTTATTTTCCTCTGTGCTGTCACGTTTATTTATTCCGATTGTGATTATTTACAATATGGTGTTTTATAAGGCAGGCAGTTTGGGGTTGATGCTGTTTAGCTTTTTTTCAGCGATTTTTCTGTTTTTTATTTATCTTGTTCTATCCAAAGACCGTTTACAGTCACTCTGTTTTAGCTATACCAATATGGCATGGTTGGGCTTTCCGATAGCAATGGCTTTGTTTGGTGAAAATATTAGCGCCGCGATGATTGCAATTTATATTGGGGGCTCAATTTTTGGCAATGTTTGGGCGGTGACGTCAGTCAGTTCGGAACCTTTAAATATTCAAGATATTTTAAAAAAAGTGATGAAGTCGCCACCAGTGGTTGCGTTGACATTGGCTGCGATTTTCCGATTTTTAAATCTACAAAATCTGCAAGATCATACTTGGATTGATGCACTTTATCATTTCTCAAAATGGGGCATGGTGTTTACGGGCATGTCTGTTTTAGGGATGTGGTTGCGTAAAACCAAAGTGTATATTGACGATCTAACATATAGCTTCCGAGTCGCTTTGCTCAAACTATTTTGTGGTGTGATTTTTTGTACATTTGCCTATTACTGGCTGCCAATTACACATATTCAGGAAAATATTGGCGTAATGTTCTTACTGTTCTGCTTGCCGCCCGCAGCAAATATTGTGGCATTAGAAACGCATTATCAGGGCACAGGAATTTCTGCCAAATACATCGCAGCAGGCACAGTGGTAAGTGTCATGATTTGTCTATTTTACGGTATAGTTGTTCACTTATTTTTTTGA
- the tatA gene encoding Sec-independent protein translocase subunit TatA, which yields MAGLSIWHVLIFAIVVILLFGTSKLKNLGKDVGGAVKDFKKSIKEDEGNTAAIKEPRTLEHQNTNDVNSTVKH from the coding sequence ATGGCTGGATTATCAATTTGGCACGTACTGATTTTTGCAATCGTGGTGATTTTGTTATTCGGGACATCAAAACTTAAAAACTTAGGCAAAGATGTTGGTGGTGCGGTAAAAGACTTTAAAAAATCAATTAAAGAGGATGAGGGAAATACTGCTGCAATCAAAGAGCCACGTACTTTAGAACATCAAAACACAAATGATGTGAACTCTACAGTTAAGCACTAA
- the tatB gene encoding Sec-independent protein translocase protein TatB, with translation MLDVGFSELLVFGIIALLVLGPEKLPVAARFAGKWYSKIKRTVSNVQNDIDRELRLSELREQMQLEMKRIQELEEKMQTQMQALQQSKLAEEKQNHTFVTTHPLLDSSYHLIQASIPSPYIAHIWLKKLKTSVHPIQKPEPHIFESKNLEVAV, from the coding sequence ATGCTCGATGTAGGTTTTTCTGAATTACTGGTTTTTGGAATTATTGCTTTATTGGTATTAGGTCCTGAAAAGCTACCTGTCGCTGCACGTTTTGCAGGAAAATGGTATTCCAAAATAAAACGTACTGTGAGTAATGTTCAGAATGACATTGATCGTGAACTGCGTCTTTCAGAATTGCGGGAACAAATGCAACTTGAAATGAAACGCATTCAAGAACTTGAAGAAAAAATGCAAACGCAGATGCAAGCATTACAACAATCTAAACTTGCTGAAGAAAAACAAAATCATACATTCGTCACTACGCATCCACTGTTAGATAGCTCTTATCATTTGATTCAGGCTTCAATTCCATCACCTTATATCGCTCATATTTGGTTAAAAAAATTGAAAACTTCAGTTCATCCGATCCAAAAGCCTGAACCTCATATTTTTGAATCGAAAAACTTAGAGGTTGCGGTATGA
- the tatC gene encoding twin-arginine translocase subunit TatC translates to MNSSFTPQIQSSEPNPQPELESMPITKHLIVLRRHLFKIMGVLIALFFCLLPFANKTYITLSEPLRAQLPTTSTMIATDVTATFMAPFKLNFFIALMLAMPFIIYQIWAFVKPALYAKEKTLALPLLISSISLFYAGIAFAYFIALPSILHFFISVSPETVAPMTDINSYLTFCLKLFLVFGLTFEIPIITLLLILIGLVSTQDLVDKRRYIIVGCFFVSMFITPPDAISMIMLAIPMWLLFELGLLFGKMLEKRQRNA, encoded by the coding sequence ATGAATAGTTCTTTTACACCCCAGATTCAATCATCTGAGCCAAATCCACAGCCTGAATTAGAATCAATGCCCATTACCAAACACTTGATCGTTTTAAGACGACATCTGTTTAAAATCATGGGCGTTTTAATTGCGCTATTTTTCTGTTTATTACCTTTTGCCAATAAAACGTATATCACCTTATCTGAGCCTTTAAGAGCGCAGCTTCCAACAACGTCTACGATGATTGCAACGGATGTAACTGCAACATTTATGGCGCCGTTTAAACTGAACTTTTTTATTGCCTTGATGTTGGCAATGCCTTTTATTATTTATCAAATATGGGCATTTGTTAAACCTGCACTGTACGCAAAAGAAAAAACTCTAGCACTGCCTTTATTGATCAGCAGTATTAGCTTATTTTATGCCGGTATCGCTTTCGCCTATTTTATTGCACTTCCTTCAATTTTACATTTTTTCATTAGTGTATCACCCGAAACAGTTGCTCCGATGACCGATATTAATAGTTATTTAACTTTCTGTTTAAAACTATTTTTGGTATTTGGTTTAACCTTTGAAATTCCAATTATTACCTTATTACTGATTTTAATTGGTCTGGTTTCTACTCAAGATTTAGTTGATAAACGTCGTTATATCATTGTGGGCTGTTTTTTTGTGTCTATGTTTATTACGCCACCAGACGCTATTTCCATGATTATGCTCGCCATTCCGATGTGGTTATTGTTTGAACTTGGTTTATTATTTGGAAAAATGCTTGAAAAAAGACAACGTAATGCTTGA
- a CDS encoding PhoX family protein, producing MTELTPYHEDQELDNNTSDNIHFRDILEQHITRRSLIAKTASGAAALALASTLTGCGDDKDSSSNNVTPPTPLDPNKKPEKLTFKPVAKNLNDIVTVPEGYEATVLYAMGDSINPAYPEWNDNAVPLGPSFQYRSGDCHDGMSYFGLNKTNKNYDPTVSESGLLVMNHEYINQTFLHPKGPTKTADGRRPEDEVIREMNAHGVSIIELKKDKNTQKVEIVKNSIFNRRITASTVMDFTGVVAGSNLLTTQYSPTAKQTRGTHNNCGNGYTPWGTYLTTEENYIGYFIRAKGDDAKRTPEEIIALNRYGLKEGASSRYQWETAIGQLESQDLYDRWNSSVTGASAAQDYRNSANTFGWIVEIDPFDNRQNPVKRTSLGRFAHEDCRASRLIEGENLAFYMGDDSRGEYIYKFVSDAKWSAKDINGGYKAGDKYMNSGKLYVAKFNNDGTGQWIELAYGKNGLDAANKVYPFKSQAEVTTFARLAGDAVGATKMDRPEWVAINPENGEVYVTLTNNSNRGTTHPLDAANPRNYQDPEGGKGNVNGHIIRFHEKDGKTTAESFTWDIYLFGAEAKMASNINLSGLNDNNDLSSPDGMWFDPRGVLWIQTDDGAYTDVTNCMMLAALPGKVGDGTKATTSAGQETIVGAKMTDDNLRRFLTGPKECEITGVTMTPDHKAIFINVQHPGEDSKSYDKPTSHWPATQKDANNQIARPRSATVVITRKDGGTIAG from the coding sequence ATGACCGAGCTGACGCCATATCATGAAGATCAAGAACTTGATAATAATACTTCTGACAATATCCATTTCCGTGACATTTTAGAACAACATATTACTCGCCGTAGTTTAATTGCTAAAACTGCGAGTGGTGCAGCAGCCTTGGCTTTGGCTTCTACTTTGACCGGTTGTGGGGATGACAAAGATTCATCATCAAACAATGTAACACCACCTACACCTCTTGATCCAAATAAAAAACCCGAAAAACTCACATTTAAACCTGTTGCTAAAAACCTCAATGATATCGTGACTGTACCTGAGGGTTATGAAGCAACTGTACTGTATGCGATGGGTGATTCGATTAACCCTGCATATCCAGAATGGAATGATAATGCGGTTCCATTGGGTCCAAGTTTTCAATATCGCTCAGGTGACTGCCATGATGGTATGAGCTATTTTGGTTTAAATAAAACCAATAAAAACTATGATCCAACAGTATCTGAAAGCGGCTTATTGGTTATGAACCATGAGTATATTAATCAGACATTCTTACATCCTAAAGGTCCAACAAAAACCGCTGATGGTCGTCGTCCTGAAGATGAAGTAATTCGTGAAATGAATGCACATGGCGTTTCGATCATCGAGTTGAAAAAAGATAAAAATACGCAAAAAGTTGAAATCGTTAAAAACTCGATTTTTAACCGCCGTATTACAGCTTCAACTGTAATGGATTTTACGGGTGTAGTAGCAGGTTCTAACTTATTAACGACTCAATATTCTCCAACAGCAAAACAGACCCGTGGTACACATAATAACTGTGGTAATGGTTACACTCCATGGGGAACATATCTCACTACAGAAGAAAACTATATTGGTTACTTCATTCGTGCAAAAGGCGATGATGCAAAACGCACGCCTGAAGAAATCATTGCATTAAATCGTTATGGTTTAAAAGAGGGTGCAAGTTCACGTTATCAATGGGAAACTGCGATCGGTCAACTCGAAAGCCAAGACTTATATGATCGCTGGAACTCATCAGTAACAGGTGCTTCAGCAGCGCAAGACTATCGTAATAGCGCCAATACTTTTGGCTGGATTGTTGAAATTGATCCATTCGATAACCGCCAAAACCCAGTAAAACGTACCTCATTAGGTCGTTTTGCTCATGAAGATTGCCGAGCAAGTCGCTTAATTGAAGGTGAAAATCTTGCATTCTATATGGGAGATGACTCTCGTGGCGAATATATTTATAAGTTCGTTTCAGATGCAAAATGGTCTGCAAAAGACATTAATGGCGGCTATAAAGCAGGTGATAAGTACATGAACTCAGGCAAACTTTATGTTGCTAAGTTCAATAATGATGGTACAGGTCAATGGATTGAATTGGCTTATGGTAAAAATGGTTTAGATGCAGCAAATAAAGTTTATCCATTTAAATCACAAGCTGAAGTAACTACTTTTGCGCGTCTTGCAGGTGATGCAGTTGGCGCAACTAAGATGGATCGTCCAGAATGGGTCGCAATAAACCCAGAAAATGGTGAGGTTTATGTAACTTTAACCAATAACTCAAACCGTGGTACAACACATCCATTAGATGCAGCTAACCCACGTAACTACCAAGATCCAGAAGGTGGTAAAGGGAACGTGAACGGTCATATTATCCGTTTCCACGAAAAAGATGGCAAAACAACTGCGGAAAGCTTTACTTGGGACATCTACCTATTTGGTGCTGAAGCGAAAATGGCAAGCAACATTAACTTATCTGGTTTGAATGATAACAACGACTTATCTTCTCCAGATGGGATGTGGTTTGACCCTCGTGGTGTGCTTTGGATTCAAACTGATGACGGTGCATATACAGATGTAACTAACTGTATGATGCTTGCTGCACTTCCTGGTAAAGTTGGTGATGGTACCAAAGCAACAACTTCTGCAGGTCAGGAAACAATTGTTGGTGCAAAAATGACCGATGATAATTTACGTCGCTTTCTCACTGGTCCAAAAGAATGTGAAATCACGGGGGTAACCATGACCCCAGACCACAAGGCAATCTTTATCAATGTGCAACATCCAGGTGAAGATTCTAAGAGCTATGACAAACCAACCAGTCACTGGCCAGCAACACAAAAAGACGCAAACAATCAAATCGCACGTCCACGTTCAGCAACGGTTGTGATTACACGTAAAGATGGCGGAACAATTGCGGGTTAA
- a CDS encoding NRDE family protein — protein sequence MCIVALAWQVLDDMPLCLISNRDEFYQRPTSQLHQWENSPIIAGKDLQLGGTWMGVTTQGRWAIVTNFRDGHDKQHYKTSRGYLIQNFLESDQTPIRFAQNLEKQQCDYAGFNLFIGDRTQAVYLSNRGEAPQVLANGVFVVSNGLLSEDWEKTKHLRKRFTQEFLPMLQLTTTSEQDLQYAAWDILQDERKVRADLLPDTGIDLEMEHLLSSTFIQSPIYGTRCSNFLRIKKHAIEWLEKTQQGEQAGDVVRINSSVS from the coding sequence ATGTGTATTGTGGCATTGGCATGGCAAGTCTTGGACGATATGCCATTATGTTTGATCTCAAACCGAGATGAATTTTATCAGCGTCCGACTTCGCAGTTACATCAATGGGAAAATAGCCCAATCATTGCAGGCAAAGATTTGCAACTGGGCGGAACATGGATGGGGGTAACAACACAAGGGCGTTGGGCAATTGTCACTAATTTTAGAGATGGTCATGACAAACAGCACTATAAAACCTCAAGAGGCTATTTGATTCAGAACTTTTTAGAATCAGACCAAACTCCCATTCGTTTTGCACAAAACTTAGAAAAACAACAATGTGATTATGCGGGGTTTAATTTATTTATTGGCGATCGAACTCAAGCAGTATACCTGAGTAATCGAGGTGAAGCCCCTCAGGTTTTAGCCAACGGTGTTTTTGTGGTGTCTAATGGTTTACTCAGTGAAGATTGGGAAAAAACTAAACATTTACGCAAGCGTTTTACTCAAGAATTTTTACCTATGCTACAGCTTACGACGACATCAGAGCAAGATTTACAATATGCGGCATGGGATATTTTACAAGATGAACGTAAAGTGAGAGCAGATTTGTTGCCTGATACAGGGATCGATCTAGAGATGGAACATTTATTGTCTTCGACTTTTATTCAAAGTCCGATCTATGGGACACGATGCTCGAATTTTTTAAGGATAAAAAAACATGCGATTGAATGGCTAGAAAAAACACAACAAGGTGAGCAAGCAGGGGATGTGGTAAGGATAAATTCGTCTGTTTCATAA
- the lgt gene encoding prolipoprotein diacylglyceryl transferase translates to MLTYPNIDPVAISLGPLKVHWYGLMYLLAFLCAWGLATYRAKQRSNWNAEMVSDLVFYGALGVVLGGRIGYVLFYEFDKFLADPIWLFKVWTGGMSFHGGFLGVMVAMLLWCHKYKKTWFETLDFIAPCVPTGLMFGRIGNFIGGELYGRQVSDPNFALGMVFPTDPLHLVRHPSQLYQALCEGLLLFIILWWFSSKPRPRMAVSAIFLMGYGCARFFMEFFREPDADQGYILFGWMTKGQILSFPMILIGVWMIWYAYQKKIFDWGPQKNT, encoded by the coding sequence ATGCTGACCTACCCGAATATTGATCCAGTAGCGATATCACTGGGTCCGCTCAAAGTGCATTGGTATGGATTAATGTATCTCTTAGCATTTTTATGTGCTTGGGGACTAGCAACCTATCGTGCCAAACAGCGTAGCAACTGGAACGCTGAAATGGTTTCAGACCTTGTATTTTACGGTGCTTTGGGTGTCGTGCTCGGTGGACGTATTGGTTATGTGCTATTTTACGAGTTTGATAAGTTTCTTGCCGATCCGATTTGGTTATTTAAAGTCTGGACAGGGGGCATGAGTTTCCATGGGGGGTTCCTTGGGGTCATGGTTGCGATGTTGCTATGGTGTCATAAATACAAAAAAACATGGTTTGAAACTTTAGACTTTATTGCTCCTTGTGTACCCACAGGCTTAATGTTTGGTCGTATTGGTAATTTTATCGGCGGGGAACTCTATGGTCGTCAGGTTTCTGATCCAAACTTTGCTTTAGGTATGGTCTTTCCAACTGACCCATTGCATTTGGTACGCCACCCTTCACAGCTTTATCAAGCATTATGCGAAGGCTTATTACTCTTTATTATTTTGTGGTGGTTTAGCTCCAAACCTCGTCCTCGTATGGCAGTATCAGCGATCTTCTTGATGGGTTATGGTTGTGCTCGCTTCTTTATGGAATTCTTTCGTGAACCAGATGCAGATCAAGGTTATATTTTATTTGGCTGGATGACCAAAGGACAGATTTTATCCTTCCCAATGATTTTGATCGGGGTTTGGATGATTTGGTATGCCTATCAAAAGAAAATATTCGATTGGGGTCCTCAGAAAAATACTTAG
- a CDS encoding peptidoglycan amidohydrolase family protein, which translates to MIVDLNTQPIQNLENNAVSQFIFQNENGSFYPPQDFNPTAIIQQNKLKAAQANKFSLSNAFQIDIDKFISKLDSISARTSSARCARSIRIALQTAGAKFSNHPVAAADWGDTLEEIGYKQIQPAFDNPQEGDIYIIDRTRKHRYGHIAGYTGSEWVSDFKQRSYDVYKGDVTYKYYRLSA; encoded by the coding sequence ATGATTGTCGATTTAAATACTCAACCTATTCAAAATTTAGAAAATAATGCAGTGAGTCAATTTATTTTCCAAAACGAAAATGGCTCTTTTTACCCACCACAGGATTTTAATCCCACTGCAATTATTCAGCAGAATAAATTAAAAGCTGCACAAGCCAATAAATTTTCTTTAAGTAATGCTTTTCAAATTGATATTGATAAATTCATTAGCAAGTTAGATAGCATTTCCGCTCGTACCAGTTCAGCGCGTTGTGCACGTAGTATTCGTATCGCTTTGCAAACAGCAGGTGCTAAATTTAGCAACCATCCTGTTGCTGCGGCAGATTGGGGGGATACTTTAGAAGAAATTGGTTACAAACAAATCCAACCTGCTTTTGATAATCCGCAAGAAGGTGATATATACATCATTGATCGGACTCGTAAGCATCGTTATGGGCATATTGCAGGCTATACAGGCTCAGAATGGGTGTCTGACTTTAAACAACGGAGTTATGATGTTTATAAAGGCGATGTGACTTATAAATATTATCGTTTATCCGCTTAA
- a CDS encoding YwqG family protein — MSIVWNEIPEFIQQYKDQILATKKSAIELNLTPCDDLTLWQSKIGGQPYLPVGVDYPCNENGEALQLIAQINFAELPNNQIYPSQGILQFYIDTQDDLLGLDFDDQQKQNGFRVIYFADVIADQARLQHDFPTEELHEEMSPIAGQYAVQFAATERYISIGDHEFSSKIFDPYAIDEDLLEEDELFDGYEDNFSSNGHHLGGYPFFTQEDPRTHDDRFKDYVLLLQIDTDDAEDVQIMWGDSGVANFFIHPDDLKNKDFSKVLYNWDCY; from the coding sequence ATGAGTATTGTATGGAATGAAATTCCTGAATTTATTCAGCAATATAAAGATCAAATTTTGGCAACAAAAAAGTCAGCCATTGAGCTTAATTTAACACCTTGCGATGATTTAACTTTATGGCAAAGTAAAATCGGTGGTCAGCCATATTTACCGGTTGGTGTGGACTATCCTTGTAATGAAAATGGGGAAGCTTTACAGCTTATTGCACAAATTAATTTTGCAGAATTGCCAAATAATCAGATTTATCCTAGTCAGGGTATTTTACAATTTTATATTGATACACAAGATGATTTACTTGGCTTGGATTTTGATGATCAGCAAAAGCAAAATGGTTTTAGAGTGATTTATTTCGCTGATGTCATAGCAGATCAAGCCCGCTTACAACATGATTTTCCAACTGAAGAATTGCACGAAGAGATGAGTCCAATAGCAGGGCAGTATGCAGTACAATTTGCTGCAACCGAGCGTTATATTTCAATCGGCGATCATGAGTTTAGTAGCAAAATTTTTGATCCTTATGCGATTGATGAGGATCTCTTAGAAGAAGATGAGCTATTTGATGGCTATGAGGATAATTTTTCTTCAAATGGACATCATTTAGGTGGATATCCATTTTTTACTCAAGAAGACCCACGTACGCATGATGATCGTTTTAAAGATTATGTTCTTTTATTACAAATAGATACCGATGATGCAGAAGATGTGCAAATTATGTGGGGCGACAGTGGTGTTGCGAACTTCTTTATCCATCCTGATGATTTGAAAAATAAAGACTTTTCTAAGGTATTGTATAATTGGGATTGTTATTAG